One part of the Dermacentor andersoni chromosome 2, qqDerAnde1_hic_scaffold, whole genome shotgun sequence genome encodes these proteins:
- the LOC129387496 gene encoding prolyl 4-hydroxylase subunit alpha-1-like has protein sequence MGSDLIGASEGLCKLQQVYDVPVQQMISMRSDLLPPPTPDDLKDVARGCFAEGPFGNTSSWSTAALQIMRQWTNVLPPQRRKFQIGITSLLGNDIRRVALQANEGVTTYPLPPSNDMMQHKSICVRSGDVWPQQSDLVCEYSVNGGDPYLLLQPLKVEFLSYDPRIVVIHDFLRPSESKVIRNMGTKNLARGTVYSEEKPSGVHSPLRVSKVSWLSDGEHPLLAKLSTRIDAATGLSLESAELYQVANYGLGGHYTPHPDAKGLDDLADDALVELADGNRLATVLLFLSDVPAGGATAFVDPPLAVKPREGDALFWFNLRPYAGDDWPLHFDFWHEKKVLDERTWHTGCPVLRGSKWIATKWIHERDNVHVDYNVPA, from the exons ATGGGAAGCGACCTGATAGGAGCGTCCGAGGGCCTCTGCAAGCTGCAACAGGTCTACGATGTTCCCGTGCAGCAGATGATCTCGATGCGCTCCGACCTGCTGCCTCCGCCTACGCCCGATGACCTCAAGGATGTGGCCAGAGGTTGTTTCGCAGAAGGGCCGTTCGGAAACACGAGCAGCTGGTCGACTGCCGCCCTTCAAATAATGAGGCAGTGGACGAACGTACTGCCTCCGCAAAGACGAAAGTTTCAAATAGGAATCACGTCCCTGCTCGGGAACGACATCCGCCGAGTGGCCCTCCAAGCAAACGAAGGTGTAACTACGTATCCCTTACCACCCAGCAACGACATGATGCAGCACAAGTCAATCTGCGTACGGTCCGGTGACGTGTGGCCGCAGCAGAGCGACCTAGTCTGCGAGTACTCCGTCAATGGCGGTGATCCTTATCTCCTACTGCAACCACTCAAGGTGGAGTTTCTCTCGTACGACCCCCGAATCGTCGTTATACACGACTTCCTGAGGCCGTCAGAGAGCAAAGTCATCCGAAATATGGGCACGAAGAACCTCGCTCGCGGCACTGTTTACAGCGAAGAGAAACCTTCCGGAGTCCACAGCCCGCTTCGCGTTAGCAAG GTCTCTTGGCTCAGCGACGGCGAGCATCCGCTTCTCGCCAAGCTCTCTACGCGCATTGATGCTGCCACGGGGCTCTCGCTGGAATCGGCCGAGTTGTACCAAGTCGCAAACTACGGCCTGGGCGGCCACTACACGCCTCACCCGGACGCCAAAGGTTTGGACGACCTCGCGGACGACGCGTTAGTCGAGCTTGCGGACGGCAACCGGCTGGCCACCGTGCTTCTCTTCCTATCGGACGTTCCGGCAGGGGGCGCCACGGCGTTTGTGGATCCGCCGCTGGCAGTCAAGCCCCGAGAGGGCGACGCACTGTTCTGGTTCAACCTGAGGCCGTACGCGGGCGACGACTGGCCGCTGCACTTTGATTTCTGGCACGAAAAGAAGGTCCTGGACGAACGCACGTGGCACACCGGTTGCCCGGTGCTGCGCGGCTCCAAGTGGATCGCCACCAAGTGGATCCACGAGAGGGACAATGTCCACGTCGATTACAACGTGCCCGCATGA